A window of Pomacea canaliculata isolate SZHN2017 linkage group LG3, ASM307304v1, whole genome shotgun sequence contains these coding sequences:
- the LOC112559735 gene encoding CD109 antigen-like — MDGVLVFLVLCGTLAPAHSALTPPATFLPSNPYTTTPATPPQPTTRAATTVKPSVMSGTYLLTVPQKAIPGFNFTLGYESFVDRPVELHARIYEMVYDGAAGRYAYPTVVTATGSFVKGQPGLLDLPLPSNLRQGNYYWEMGCNDCDFLPSTNYNDYAVHTTKYYVSGGLNVAYDITTILVQTDKAIYKPGQLVHYRVFAVYPDLRMYTGKFQIEVSDPNGNKIQRLSEVSGTQGVVEGSLGLADKPLFGDWTISVQIQTTTRSDSYSKKFSVQEYTLPRFEVNVDVPSYVLLTDEDVKGSVKATYTFGQPVKGMVELHVSSMAGLDYCGKEPPFMQIAFDIDGEAKFSVPRVDISRVVSTYDGSQIKITAIVKETLTDVKLQGSAVVTYRSTPYKVTILDNTPGVFKPGLPFSVFAKASMQDDSPVAGATTMTIFTTAHYNIPADNSFLYGVSQFTGTYPLPVRTIDVPPSGVVKIDIDIPSNATSLDVTVDFKGVKASKNINKMFSISNNYLQLTLLDNNLKSGQTARIRAKSTEPVYRLWYQVLSRGLVYEATSVDAKGQHVMVIDIPVTPDLAPTAHMMAYYVRPDLEIVADSIAFNVDGVFENEVTLELSTNKSEPHTDLDVYLTADPDSMVYLLAVDQSVLLMKTGNDVTPDEVAEAAASYSVGTKPSDSAFALSLSQRNIAGTIQEAGVRVFSDANLYATSAPTSSLPYDPSIYGPASLAIQPTFNPQFWGTQAPMFGQPLPAMTFQPGRAPGNGGSGEDLLRPATDSRVAP; from the exons ATGGACGGGGTCCTGGTTTTTCTGGTCCTCTGTGGGACTCTGGCACCTGCACACAGTGCACTTACTCCTCCTGcaaccttccttccttccaacCCCTACACCACCACTCCAGCCACCCCTCCTCAGCCGACGACTAGAGCTGCGACAACCGTGAAACCAAGTGTCATGAG TGGCACCTACCTGCTGACAGTGCCACAGAAAGCTATACCCGGTTTCAACTTCACCCTGGGGTACGAGTCGTTTGTCGACAGACCGGTGGAGCTTCATGCCAGAATCTATGAGATGGTGTATGATGGTGCGGCGGGTAGATATGCATACCCGACTGTCGTCACCGCTACTGGCTCCTTTGTCAAAG GTCAGCCTGGTCTGCTAGACCTACCT TTGCCGTCCAATCTGAGGCAAGGGAATTACTACTGGGAGATGGGCTGCAACGACTGCGATTTCCTCCCATCTACTAACTACAACGACTATGCTGTTCACACCACAAAGTACTATGTTAGTGGAGGGCTAAACGTGGCCTACGACATCACAACTATTCTGGTACAGACGGACAAAGCCATCTACAAGCCCGGACAACTCG TGCATTACAGGGTGTTTGCAGTTTACCCAGACCTCAGGATGTACACTGGAAAATTCCAGATAGAAGTTTCG GATCctaatggaaataaaattcaAAGGCTGTCGGAAGTGTCTGGAACACAAGGTGTAGTGGAAGGAAGTCTAGGGTTAGCCGACAAGCCTCTCTTTGGAGACTGGACTATCTCGGTACAAATTCAG ACAACAACACGTTCTGACTCGTATTCTAAGAAGTTCTCGGTGCAGGAATACA cCTTGCCGAGGTTTGAAGTCAACGTCGACGTACCGTCCTACGTGCTGCTGACGGACGAAGACGTCAAAGGATCCGTGAAGGCCAC CTACACGTTTGGTCAGCCGGTGAAAGGCATGGTAGAGCTCCACGTGTCCTCCATGGCGGGGCTGGACTACTGCGGCAAAGAACCTCCCTTCATGCAGATCGCCTTTGAC ATTGACGGAGAAGCGAAGTTCTCTGTACCCCGGGTAGACATCAGCCGTGTGGTGAGCACCTACGACGGTTCTCAGATTAAG ATAACAGCCATTGTGAAGGAGACGTTGACGGACGTGAAGCTGCAGGGGTCGGCGGTGGTGACCTACAGGAGCACGCCGTACAAAGTGACCATACTGGACAACACGCCTGGTGTCTTCAAGCCTGGACTTCCATTCAGTGTCTTT GCCAAGGCTTCAATGCAAGACGACAGTCCAGTGGCTGGTGCCACCACCATGACCATCTTCACAACGGCTCACTACAACATCCCCGCGGACAACAGCTTCCTGTACGGGGTGTCACAGTTCACGGGTACCTACCCGTTGCCAGTAAGGACGATTGATGTTCCTCCATCCGGTGTAGTCAAGATCGACATCGACATCCCCTCCAACGCCACCTCGCTTGACGTCACT GTTGACTTTAAAGGCGTGAAAGCCAGCAAGAATATCAACAAAATGTTCTCCATTAGCAATAACTACCTGCAGCTGACACTTCTCGACAACAACCTGAAG AGTGGTCAGACAGCCCGCATTCGAGCAAAGTCCACGGAACCTGTTTATCGTCTCTGGTACCAG GTTCTTTCCAGAGGACTAGTCTACGAAGCCACCAGTGTGGACGCTAAAGGTCAGCACGTGATGGTCATTGACATTCCAGTGACCCCTGACCTGGCGCCAACCGCCCACATGATGGCCTACTACGTGCGTCCTGACCTTGAAATCGTGGCGGACAGCATCGCCTTCAACGTCGACGGAGTCTTCGAAAACGAG gtaactCTGGAACTCAGCACCAACAAAAGCGAGCCGCACACTGACCTGGATGTCTACCTCACCGCTGACCCTGACTCCATGGTCTACTTGCTCGCTGTCGACCAGAGTGTCCTACTCATGAAAACCGGAAACGACGTCACACCAGACGAG GTGGCAGAGGCAGCTGCAAGCTACAGTGTAGGCACGAAGCCATCCGACTCGGCTTTCGCTCTTTCCCTCAGTCAGCGAAACATCGCAGGTACCATCCAG GAAGCCGGTGTCAGGGTGTTCTCTGATGCAAACCTCTACGCCACTTCCGCTCCCACATCTTCGTTGccat ATGATCCATCAATTTACGGGC CTGCTTCCTTGGCGATTCAACCAACATtta ACCCACAGTTTTGGGGAACTCAAG CCCCGATGTTTGGACAACCTCTAC CAGCCATGACATTCCAGCCAGGCAGGG CTCCAGGAAACGGTGGAAGTGGAG AGGATTTGCTGAGACCGGCGACAGATTCTCGGGTGGCGCCGTAA
- the LOC112559739 gene encoding alpha-N-acetylgalactosaminidase-like, whose amino-acid sequence MIPLVLMAVALGITQALDNGLARTPPMGWLSWERFRCNVDCEKDPENCISERLFKKMADLMVSEGYRDAGYTYLCIDDCWAAMEREPNGSLVADPKRFPSGIRALADYVHAKGLKLGIYGDFGRKTCGGYPGSEFYLQQDAETFASWQVDLLKLDGCQSEPTDDDIGYPVMEFYLNRTGRPILFSCSWPVYQMEHNMTTNYTSVAHTCNTWRNYEDIQDSFDSVLDILDFWGNNSGDFLNLTGPGSFSDPDMLIIGNFGLSPGQERIQMGMWALLAAPLYMSVDLRSIRRESKELLQNKRVIALNNDKLGYPARRVLVSIQRHAGRFQVWRKMLSTPGAYALGVVNSSDEGCPTC is encoded by the exons ATGATTCCTCTCGTGCTGATGGCTGTAGCTCTCGGCATCACCCAGGCCCTGGATAACGGCCTTGCCAGGACCCCGCCGATGGGATGGTTGTCATGGGAGCGCTTCAGGTGTAACGTGGACTGTGAGAAAGATCCAGAGAACTGTATCAG cGAGAGGCTTTTCAAAAAGATGGCGGACCTGATGGTGTCGGAAGGCTATAGAGACGCAGGCTATACCTACCTCTGCATTGATGACTGTTGGGCTGCTATGGAGAGGGAACCCAACGGCAGTCTCGTCGCCGATCCCAAGCGGTTCCCTAGCGGCATCCGGGCTCTTGCCGACTAT GTTCATGCAAAAGGCCTCAAATTGGGGATATATGGAGATTTTGGGCGGAAAACATGTGGAGGTTACCCAGGCAGCGAGTTTTACCTGCAGCAAGACGCCGAGACATTCGCCAGCTGGCAGGTGGACCTTCTCAAGCTGGACGGATGTCAGTCTGAACCCACAGACGATGACATAG GGTACCCTGTCATGGAGTTCTATTTGAACAGAACAGGACGCCCGATCTTGTTTTCGTGCAGCTGGCCCGTCTATCAGATGGAACATAACATG ACCACCAACTACACTTCTGTGGCgcacacctgtaacacctggcGAAACTACGAGGACATACAGGACAGCTTTGACAGTGTTCTTGACATCCTGGACTTCTGGGGAAACAACTCTGGGGACTTCCTTAACCTAACAGGGCCAGGCAGCTTCAGCGATCCAGACATG TTGATCATTGGCAATTTTGGACTGAGTCCCGGCCAAGAGCGCATCCAGATGGGCATGTGGGCTTTACTGGCAGCTCCTCTGTACATGTCTGTGGACCTGCGAAGCATCCGGCGGGAGTCGAAAGAACTCTTACAGAACAAACGAGTTATCGCCCTTAACAACGATAAGCTAGGCTACCCGGCCAGAAGGGTTCTTGTCAGCATCCAAAGG CACGCGGGAAGGTTCCAAGTATGGCGGAAGATGTTGTCTACCCCGGGTGCATACGCTCTGGGCGTGGTCAACAGCAGTGACGAGGGATGCCCCACGTGCTGA